From one Pseudactinotalea sp. HY158 genomic stretch:
- a CDS encoding DUF86 domain-containing protein, producing the protein MARDAIEGVLAVCDTLAELTEIGYEEFAADVRSQWAVEMGLIRIGEGVNRVPRAVLETFDGQPWRLIVAMRNFAAHQYDDLDPLRVWRTVTSDVPVLRTYLADVVLVALA; encoded by the coding sequence TTGGCGCGCGATGCCATCGAAGGAGTCCTCGCCGTCTGCGACACACTGGCCGAGCTGACCGAGATCGGCTACGAGGAGTTCGCCGCCGACGTCCGAAGTCAGTGGGCAGTGGAGATGGGCCTGATCCGGATCGGGGAGGGCGTCAACCGCGTCCCGCGGGCAGTGCTGGAGACGTTCGACGGCCAGCCGTGGCGCCTCATCGTCGCCATGCGCAACTTTGCGGCTCACCAATACGACGACCTCGATCCTCTGCGGGTCTGGCGCACGGTGACGAGCGACGTCCCGGTGCTGCGGACGTATCTGGCGGACGTGGTCCTGGTGGCGCTGGCATGA
- a CDS encoding helix-turn-helix domain-containing protein yields MAMNIRAERLGAGMSQSELARAAHVPQPNLSAYENNRRSPSPEVLDRIRSALRARPSARIAQHREAILAAVTAHHGTDPRIFGSVSRGEDIGGSDLDLLVTFTDEASLFDEIGLRLALTDLLGVEVDIVASDTLRGSFRDRVLRESVPV; encoded by the coding sequence ATGGCCATGAACATCCGGGCGGAGCGACTGGGGGCGGGGATGAGCCAATCCGAATTGGCGCGGGCCGCGCATGTGCCGCAGCCCAATCTCTCCGCCTATGAGAACAATCGACGTTCCCCGAGCCCCGAAGTGCTCGACCGGATCCGGAGCGCGCTGCGCGCACGTCCGTCCGCCCGGATCGCCCAGCATCGGGAGGCGATCCTCGCCGCGGTCACCGCACATCACGGCACGGACCCCAGGATCTTCGGTTCGGTGAGCCGAGGGGAGGACATCGGTGGCTCCGACCTGGACCTGCTCGTCACCTTCACGGACGAGGCCAGCCTCTTCGACGAGATCGGGCTCCGGCTCGCGCTGACCGACCTGCTCGGTGTCGAGGTCGATATCGTCGCCTCCGACACCCTCCGCGGCAGCTTCCGCGACCGGGTTCTGCGTGAATCGGTGCCCGTGTGA